In Monodelphis domestica isolate mMonDom1 chromosome 4, mMonDom1.pri, whole genome shotgun sequence, one DNA window encodes the following:
- the LOC100618339 gene encoding zinc finger protein OZF-like isoform X1 — MAPGTPRPPSQGSIALKDVTVDFTWEEWRLLDHSQKELYLEVMLENVQNLLSVEAETTFEVTEMTTMPSFFVKRYDPQRCMNEGPSGFILREIIDSNIKVNKNPKSHNVFDEKTEKFSQYSVLYQYMKLALGNCQDHEYVKCSPEEVGLIQWHEKPLDVPMYQCDLGGMAFDCSSDLSRHPKRKCVKIVSMSNKGGKPSSQNSEPAAHEIIHSGEKPYECKECGKAFTWKVSLAAHQRIHTGEKPFECKQCGKAFIWKVSFTEHQRIHTGEKRYECKHCGKAFTKRDHLVSHQRMHTGEKPYECKHCGKALTQRGSLARHQRIHSGEKPYECKHCGKAFTQRSHLATHQRIHSGEKPYECKHCGKALTRRSSLARHQRIHTGEKPYECKHCGKAFTNSGYLAVHQRIHTGEKPYECNHCGKAFTERGSLAVHQRIHTGEKPYECKQCGKAFTDSGSLAKHQRSHSGEKPYECKHCGKAFTKRSQLTAHQKSHSGEKPYECKLCGKAFPDSSSLAKHQRSHSGEKPYECKECGKAFTWKVSFNQHQRIHTGEKPYECKHCGKAFMWKGAHTKHQRIHTRE; from the coding sequence aggcTGAGACTACTTTTGAAGTGACGGAGATGACTACAATGCCAAGTTTTTTTGTGAAAAGATATGACCCCCAAAGATGCATGAATGAGGGTCCCTCTGGCTTCATTTTGAGAGAAATCATTGACTCTAATATCaaggtaaataaaaatccaaagagtCACAATGTATTTGATGAAAAGACAGAGAAATTCAGCCAATATTCAGTCCTATATCAGTATATGAAATTGGCCTTAGGTAATTGTCAGGATCACGAATATGTCAAGTGCTCTCCTGAAGAAGTAGGACTTATTCAGTGGCATGAGAAACCTCTGGATGTGCCCATGTATCAATGTGACCTAGGTGGAATGGCCTTTGACTGCAGTTCAGACCTCAGTAGACATCCAAAAAGGAAATGTGTAAAGATAGTTTCTATGAGTAATAAAGGTGGGAAACCTTCCAGTCAGAACTCTGAGCCTGCTGCACATGAAATAATacactctggagagaaaccttatgaatgtaaagagTGTGGGAAGGCTTTCACATGGAAAGTctctcttgctgcacatcagagaatccacactggagagaaaccttttgaatgtaaacagtgtggaaaggcttttatatGGAAGGTCTCTTttactgaacatcagagaatccatactggagagaaacgtTATGagtgtaaacactgtggaaaagctttcacaaAGAGGGACCATCTTGTCAgtcatcagagaatgcacactggagagaaaccttatgaatgtaaacactgtggaaaggctttaaCACAGAGGGGCTCTCTTgccagacatcagagaatccacagtggagagaaaccttatgaatgtaaacactgtggaaaggctttcactcaGAGGAGCCatcttgctacacatcagagaatccactctggagaaaaaccttatgaatgtaaacactgtggaaaggctttaaCACGGAGGAGTTCTCTTgccagacatcagagaatccacactggagagaaaccttatgaatgtaagcactgtggaaaggctttcacaaatAGTGGctatcttgctgtacatcaaagaatccacactggagagaaaccttatgaatgtaaccactgtggaaaggctttcacagagaggggttctcttgctgtacatcagagaatccacactggagagaaaccttatgagtgtaaacaatgtggaaaggctttcacagataGCGGCtctcttgctaaacatcagagaagccacagtggagagaaaccttatgaatgtaaacactgtggaaaggctttcacaaagAGGAGCCAACTTACTGCACATCAGAAAAGCCAcagtggggagaaaccttatgaatgtaaactatgtggaaaggctttcccaGATAGCAGTTCTCTTGCTAAACATCAAAGAagccacagtggagagaaaccttatgagtgtaaagaatgtggaaaggcttttacatggAAGGTCTCTTTTAATCAGCATCAGAGAATacacacaggagagaaaccttatgaatgcaaacactgtggaaaggcttttatgtGGAAAGGTGCTCATAccaaacatcagagaatccacactagaGAGTAA